A part of Hippopotamus amphibius kiboko isolate mHipAmp2 chromosome 16, mHipAmp2.hap2, whole genome shotgun sequence genomic DNA contains:
- the TSNAXIP1 gene encoding translin-associated factor X-interacting protein 1 has translation MDSLKPQCPSFATTSRAHLRPLGVTIDDSFLTETKNPQKRKLSQKQKMLMSCPFSIGGHLSPWPTYISDQTILHNRKPCSVDYRKRAGSRQQQPLGTTKPKYLEQLENYVHKELLLLDLGTDSAQELRLQPYREIFEFFIEDFKTYKPLLSSIKNAYEVMLAHQREKIRALEPLKAKLVTVNEDCNERILAMRAEEKHEISMLKKEKMNLLKLIDKKNEEKISLQSEVTKLRKNLAEEYLRYLSERDARKVLIADLNELRYQREDMSLAQSPGVWGEDPVKLTVALKMARQDLTRTQMELNTMKANFGDVVPRRDFEMQEKTLKDLQEQLDSLRDDYEEVRKEHEMLLQLHMSTLKERDQFYSELQEIQRTSTPRPDWSRCEGNAGQGSPRDYQVRGLDSSSLSPPADVVAGGRDRWQKLAEGKNSDQLVDVLLEEIGEGLLREKDFFPGLGYGESIPPFLRFDGVVENKKPTKKDVVNLLKDAWKERIAEEQKEKFPDFFFNFLEHRFGPGDAMAWAYTIFEYIKLFHSNEVMSQFYAVLMGKRKESVYIKQKETIAQLLKGMTNADSQNEGLLTMEQLSTVLKSTFPFKKDERIQELMEAGGWHPSSSSADLLNYRVLFMEDEEGQSLPFVQKLWEQYMDEKDEYLQELKQELGLELHDEVTLPKVREALMNIDPSLDKQTLKSYLSQAFQFPMTELPEEGEEKEAGIVIQLQTALEQLQMSDVRRMGPRDQEPAS, from the exons TCCTGTCCGTTCTCCATCGGTGGCCACCTGTCCCCATGGCCCACGTACATCAGTGACCAGACCATTCTGCATAATCGAAAGCCCTGTTCAGTTGACTACCGGAAGCGAGCAGG TAGCCGGCAGCAGCAGCCCCTGGGCACTACCAAGCCAAAGTACCTGGAGCAGCTAGAGAACTATGTACACAAGGAGCTCCTCCTGCTGGACCTGGGCACGGATTCTGCCCAGGAGCTAAGGCTGCAG CCTTACAGAGAGATCTTTGAATTCTTTATAGAGGACTTCAAAACATACAAGCCATTGCTATCCTCCATCAAGAATGCATATGAGGTGATGCTGG CCCACCAGAGGGAGAAGATTcgggctctagagcccctgaAGGCCAAGCTTGTCACTGTGAATGAGGACTGCAATGAGAGGATCCTGGCCATGAGAGCTGAGGAGAAACATGAAATCTCCATGctgaagaaagagaagatgaatTTGCTAAAACTCATTGACAAGAAGAATGAGGAGAAGATCTCATTGCAGAGTGAG GTGACCAAACTGAGGAAGAACTTGGCTGAGGAGTATCTGCGCTACCTCAGCGAGCGAGATGCCCGTAAGGTCCTTATCGCAGACCTGAATGAGCTACGGTACCAGCGGGAAGACATGTCACTAGCCCAGTCCCCAG GTGTCTGGGGGGAAGACCCTGTCAAGTTAACAGTGGCTCTGAAGATGGCCCGGCAAGACCTGACCCGCACACAGATGGAACTCAACACCATGAAGGCCAACTTTGGAGACGTGGTGCCCAGAAGGGACTTTGAAATGCAGGAGAAGACCCTCAAGGATCTGCAGGAGCAG CTGGACAGCCTGCGAGATGACTATGAAGAGGTCCGCAAGGAGCACGAGATGCTGCTGCAGCTGCACATGAGCACGCTGAAGGAGCGGGACCAGTTCTACTCTGAGCTGCAGGAGATCCAACGCACCTCCACACCACGGCCTGACTGGTCCAGGTGTGAAGGTAATGCTGGCCAGGGGAGCCCTAGGGACTATCAAGTGCGCGGTCTGGACTccagctccctctccccacctgcagATGTGGTGGCTGGAGGAAGAGATCGCTGGCAAAAGCTGGCCGAGGGCAAGAACAGCGACCAGCTGGTGGACGTGCTCCTGGAGGAGATTGGCGAGGGGCTGCTCCGGGAGAAAGACTTCTTCCCTGGTCTG GGCTATGGGGAATCCATCCCCCCTTTCCTTCGGTTTGATGGCGTTGTGGAGAACAAGAAGCCAACCAAGAAGGATGTGGTAAACCTCCTCAAGGATGCCTGGAAAGAACGTATCGCTGAGGAGCAG AAAGAGAAGTTCCCAGatttcttcttcaatttcctGGAGCATCGCTTTGGGCCTGGTGATGCCATGGCCTGGGCTTACACCATTTTTGAATACATCAAGCTCTTCCACTCCAATGAGGTCATGAGTCAGTTCTATGCAGTCTTGATGGGAAAG AGGAAAGAGAGTGTGTACATCAAGCAGAAGGAGACAATAGCACAGCTGCTGAAGGGGATGACAAATGCTGACAGTCAGAACGAGGGGCTACTAACCATGGAGCAGTTAAG CACTGTCCTCAAGAGCACCTTCCCCTTCAAGAAGGACGAGAGAATTCAGGAGTTGATGGAGGCAGGGGGCTGGCATCCCAGCAGCAGCAGTGCAGACTTGCTCAACTACCGTGTATTGTTTATGGAG GACGAGGAGGGCCAGAGCTTGCCCTTTGTGCAAAAGCTGTGGGAACAGTACATGGATGAAAAGGATGAATACTTACAGGAGTTAAAACAGGAGCTGGGCCTGGAACT CCACGATGAGGTGACCCTACCCAAGGTACGTGAGGCCTTGATGAACATTGATCCCAGCCTGGACAAGCAGACCCTAAAAAGCTATTTGAGCCAGGCCTTCCAGTTCCCCATGACAGAACTGCCAGAGGAGGGTGAGGAAAAGGAAGCGGGCATTGTGATACAGCTCCAGACTGCACTGGAACAGCTTCAGATGAGTGACGTTAGGCGAATGGGGCCTCGAGACCAAGAACCTGCAAGCTAA